In a genomic window of Thermoproteus tenax Kra 1:
- a CDS encoding ATP synthase subunit C, with protein sequence MKLRYITYLLLLSAVALAQSTNPGNQYIGAGIAMGLAGLGAGIGVGIAGAAAISALVERPQERVWYLIFVALAEAIAIYGLLVSFILAAK encoded by the coding sequence ATGAAGCTAAGGTATATAACCTATCTCTTGTTGCTAAGCGCTGTTGCGTTGGCGCAGTCGACGAATCCCGGCAATCAATACATTGGAGCTGGTATAGCCATGGGGTTGGCAGGACTGGGCGCCGGCATTGGCGTCGGAATAGCTGGGGCCGCCGCCATATCGGCCCTTGTGGAGAGACCTCAAGAGCGCGTCTGGTATCTAATATTCGTCGCGCTAGCTGAGGCAATAGCTATCTACGGCCTGCTGGTAAGCTTTATACTGGCCGCTAAATAA
- a CDS encoding V-type ATP synthase subunit D, whose product MSSRVSPSRLELINQRRRLQLFLRIKKTLVDARNSTIQRIRALIAELERDRAEIAASFSEISELYKMAVAKEGIDRVDMLAEITPKVANVVTVNRGMYLGLEVENYGKYPIYSLMAEAPELDLALVKMRELLPKLLSFAEKETLFYALLNRVREYQRMINAIDYVIVPRIQDTIRYITLALEEQEREDFIRRKIITSFSA is encoded by the coding sequence GTGTCATCGCGAGTTAGCCCTTCTCGTCTGGAGCTGATAAACCAGAGGAGACGTTTGCAGCTCTTTCTGAGGATTAAGAAAACGTTGGTCGACGCCAGGAACAGCACTATCCAGAGGATCAGAGCTCTGATAGCAGAGCTCGAGAGGGATAGAGCGGAGATAGCTGCGAGTTTCTCCGAGATCTCCGAGTTGTACAAGATGGCTGTAGCCAAGGAAGGAATAGACAGAGTCGACATGTTGGCCGAGATAACGCCGAAGGTCGCTAACGTCGTCACAGTCAATCGCGGTATGTATCTGGGTCTTGAGGTCGAGAATTACGGAAAATATCCGATCTACAGCCTTATGGCAGAGGCGCCCGAGCTAGATCTAGCACTTGTTAAAATGAGGGAGCTTCTGCCCAAGCTCCTCTCTTTCGCCGAGAAGGAGACATTATTTTACGCGTTGCTCAACAGAGTCAGAGAATATCAGAGGATGATAAACGCCATAGACTACGTGATAGTGCCCAGAATCCAAGACACGATAAGGTATATCACACTAGCCTTGGAGGAACAAGAGAGGGAAGACTTCATCAGAAGAAAGATCATAACATCGTTTAGCGCGTAA
- a CDS encoding NfeD family protein, protein MRYLLLVLVLLSAFLCAQTIYYVKNVYVVRVDSTIGPYTVSQISRAIELAQRSSGAVLILLNTPGGLAESTLQAIQLIGSSPVPVIGYVYPDYGYAWSGGTYLLLSSPIAAMAPHTVIGSCQPVEGLTPINESKVLNAFAEYLATVMASYGRNGTYAYLCVERNINLNAYEALKYHVINYIAKDLGELLQEINGTQAIVGGHRMVIIVESPAVVQVEPTLGEMIQMWLMNDVVESVLSLLALFVIIAALATGHPHLAALGVVLFILSVLPFISTSWVWVALFIMGVALLFVGMLSGGYTHGVLEGLGAALIVLSFLSLFPPVQLQGQPIVITNYWTLMGAAFALLSLLVGLVAFIAWKAVSVHLRRPLSERLLTLKGMEGTAVDDIAPGSTGYVIIMGEYWKATARAPVKKGCRVRVVETGSPLLVEPIEIC, encoded by the coding sequence GTGAGATATCTGCTACTGGTCTTGGTTTTATTAAGCGCGTTTTTGTGCGCCCAGACAATTTACTATGTAAAGAACGTGTACGTAGTGAGGGTCGATAGCACGATAGGGCCTTATACAGTCTCACAGATATCGCGCGCCATAGAGCTTGCTCAACGCTCGTCTGGCGCTGTGCTCATATTGTTAAACACGCCGGGCGGGCTCGCTGAGTCGACGTTGCAAGCCATTCAATTGATCGGGTCTTCGCCCGTGCCGGTAATAGGTTATGTATACCCAGATTACGGATATGCGTGGTCAGGCGGCACCTATCTGCTCCTCTCCTCTCCGATAGCCGCCATGGCGCCTCATACGGTCATAGGCTCGTGCCAGCCTGTAGAGGGCTTAACGCCTATCAACGAGAGCAAAGTTCTGAACGCCTTCGCCGAGTATCTCGCGACAGTTATGGCGTCCTATGGGAGAAATGGGACTTACGCCTATCTTTGCGTAGAGAGGAACATAAACTTAAACGCTTACGAGGCGCTGAAGTACCACGTAATAAACTATATAGCTAAGGACTTAGGCGAGCTGTTGCAAGAGATAAACGGGACGCAGGCTATAGTGGGAGGCCACAGAATGGTCATAATAGTGGAGAGCCCGGCCGTAGTTCAAGTCGAGCCGACGCTCGGCGAGATGATACAGATGTGGCTCATGAACGACGTAGTGGAAAGCGTCCTCTCGCTGTTGGCCCTATTCGTGATCATAGCAGCGCTGGCTACGGGCCACCCGCATCTCGCCGCGCTGGGAGTCGTCTTGTTTATCCTCTCGGTTCTGCCGTTTATATCAACAAGTTGGGTGTGGGTGGCTCTCTTTATCATGGGCGTGGCCCTCCTTTTCGTTGGCATGCTCTCCGGCGGATACACCCACGGCGTGTTGGAGGGACTGGGCGCCGCTCTGATAGTGTTGAGCTTCCTAAGTTTGTTCCCCCCCGTTCAACTACAGGGACAGCCCATTGTTATAACGAACTATTGGACGTTGATGGGAGCAGCCTTCGCTCTTCTATCGCTCTTAGTGGGGCTCGTTGCGTTTATAGCGTGGAAGGCTGTATCGGTCCACTTGAGGCGCCCGCTATCGGAGCGGCTATTGACCCTTAAGGGTATGGAGGGCACTGCGGTTGACGACATAGCGCCGGGCAGCACAGGCTATGTCATAATCATGGGCGAGTACTGGAAGGCAACAGCGCGCGCCCCAGTGAAGAAGGGATGCAGAGTGAGGGTTGTCGAGACAGGAAGCCCTCTGCTCGTTGAGCCGATCGAGATCTGCTAA
- a CDS encoding slipin family protein, translating to MFLQIGLVLAAVAAFIVFIIIIALLASSIKVIPEYQRAVRFRLGRITGLLGPGLVFIVPIIDSIIRYDLRIEVVDVPQQKALTKDNVEVTIDAAVYLRVIDPLKVAVTVKNHVPAVATFAAATLRDVVGMVDLDTLLTHREEIAKKIADIVDEHVTPWGVKVTGVAIRDIRLPESLVRAMASQAEAERLRRAKITIASAEYEASKIYLEAADTYAKNPVAVQLRQIDALLEMAREHNLIIVTPSSLEFVALPAALARSMQNRQGQTDQQQGQ from the coding sequence ATGTTTCTACAAATAGGGTTGGTCTTGGCAGCGGTGGCGGCGTTTATCGTCTTTATAATAATAATCGCGCTGTTGGCCTCCTCAATCAAAGTAATCCCTGAGTATCAGCGCGCAGTTCGCTTCAGACTGGGGAGGATCACGGGCCTCTTGGGGCCTGGCCTCGTCTTCATTGTGCCGATAATAGACTCAATAATTAGATATGATCTACGCATCGAGGTCGTCGATGTGCCTCAACAGAAGGCTCTCACTAAGGACAACGTCGAGGTCACTATAGATGCAGCCGTCTATCTCAGAGTTATAGACCCCCTCAAGGTCGCCGTGACCGTTAAGAACCACGTCCCCGCTGTGGCCACATTCGCCGCAGCTACACTACGCGACGTAGTGGGCATGGTCGACCTAGACACTCTGTTGACTCATAGAGAGGAAATAGCCAAGAAAATAGCCGATATAGTCGACGAACACGTCACTCCGTGGGGCGTGAAGGTGACAGGGGTGGCCATACGCGACATCAGATTGCCTGAGTCTCTCGTCAGAGCTATGGCCTCTCAAGCCGAGGCCGAGCGCCTACGTAGAGCCAAGATAACTATAGCCTCGGCCGAGTACGAGGCCAGCAAGATCTATTTAGAGGCAGCCGATACATACGCCAAGAACCCAGTGGCCGTCCAACTGAGACAGATAGACGCTTTGTTGGAAATGGCCAGAGAACACAACCTGATAATCGTTACTCCATCTTCGTTGGAGTTCGTCGCCCTTCCGGCAGCGTTGGCGAGATCTATGCAGAATAGACAAGGACAGACTGATCAACAGCAGGGACAGTGA